The Manis javanica isolate MJ-LG chromosome 4, MJ_LKY, whole genome shotgun sequence genome contains a region encoding:
- the LOC140848999 gene encoding uncharacterized protein, giving the protein MRAGGGSGASRARGPGAAVRVRGSARGRLSGPRSSARGRVPAAARCPRPRPRTGSRAPARPAGGPGKGSQNRGRRPGGRTHLSAAPRRGRAASRPHRVPDPGTRAARDPEQGRKPPPLPRAPRLPRCGLRCRLQTLRAPNGGRRPKYRPAPFKVLLATGCKRTLPTSPSPRSLALHPPCDHLLTRRWATSLHPLETPADMEMH; this is encoded by the exons ATGCGGGCGGGAGGCGGGAGCGGAGCTTCCCGAGCGCGGGGCCCCGGAGCTGCTGTCCGAGTGCGCGGCTCAGCCCGCGGCCGCCTCTCCGGGCCTCGCTCCAGCGCGCGCGGCCGAGTCCCAGCCGCAGCCCgctgcccccgcccccgccctcgGACTGGGTCCCGGGCGCCTGCCCGGCCCGCTGGGGGCCCAGGGAAGGGGTCGCAGAACCGAGGGCGCAGGCCGGGCGGGCGGACCCACCTCTCCGCCGCCCCACGCAGGGGCCGCGCCGCCTCACGCCCGCACCGCGTGCCGGATCCGGGCACCCGGGCCGCGCGGGATCCCGAGCAGGGACGCAagcccccgcccctccccaggGCACCACGCCTACCTCGCTGCGGGCTGCGGTGCCGACTCCAGACGCTGCGCGCTCCTAACGGTGGGCGACGGCCTAAATACCGGCCCGCGCCCTTCAAA GTGCTTCTCGCAACTGGCTGCAAAAGGACCCTGCCCACCTCTCCTTCCCCGCGCAGCCTTGCTCTCCACCCGCCTTGTGATCACCTATTGACAcggagatgggctacttctctgcatcccttggaaacacctgctgatatggagatgcactaa